The Dokdonia sp. 4H-3-7-5 genomic interval GTTCGATACTGATAAGGAATTGATTATAGAATACTGTAAGTATGCTGTAAAATTTTTTGAAAATGTATAGATAGAATTACATAGTAGAGAAAAAATTAAAAACTGAGTTAAAACAAACCCTCCTAAACAAAACCCAAACCCACCACCACATGTTTGAAAAATCAAAATCCTTCTTATACAGAATCGTGTTTATGATTTTGTTTGTTGTACTCGCCAAGACCTGCGTCACAGACTATATACATGGTGGTGATGAGTATAAAATAAGCGAACTAGAACAAATGATTAGTGAGAACACTGTGGTCACTGCAAGCTTATCAAATGAGTACACAGAGTCCACAGTGGCAAGTGTGGTTAAACTGTATAAGTTTGACTATAGATTTGATCTTAATGGTCAATCTTACACTGGTAAAATCACGCTCAACGCTATACCTAACACTAATCAACTCAACATCTACTACCTAAGCGATGACCCTAGCATTATCGCTGCAGATCCTTATGAAGCCATCGCAAGAGAAAAGGAAAAAGGAAGCTCCATTTCTGAGCTACTCATAGGGATTGTTTGGGGAGTGCTCGCCATCATATTATTAATCTCCTTAATAGCTACCATAAAAAGTACAAAGACACCAAAAGACCCTAATAGCGAAACTAAAACAGCTGCTCAAAGCATTAAAACTCGCACAAAGAAAACAGCAGCAGCGCCAGTTCCAGAAATCTCACCAGAAGAAGAACGCCTACGCGCCCTTGAGAAAGAACGTATCCGTAAAGAAAAGGAGGATCCATCTAGGTTTATGCCTAAGTAGTTGGTAGTTGGTAGTTGGTAGTTGGTAGTTGGTAGTTGGTAGTTGGTAGTTGAAGGAGTTAATTTTTTGTTTCAAATAAGTCAGCTCACAAAAAACATATGAGACTATTTTCAAGATTCAAAAACAAAGGGAATTTTAAGTTATCTATAGAAGATTTCACCACAGAGAAAGACGAGTACGAAGTTGAGTCTGTAAGTTTTAGCGGTGACTTTTTTGATAAGTTTCCTCAGGTAGATAAAGAAGAATCACGTCTTAGAAAAGCAGTTTTAATTACTAAAACAGCCATTGTTGCAATATTTGGAAAGGATGTAGAAATACGTTTTGACCCAACAGAAATTACAATTAGTGAAGAAAAATTTGTCAATCAAATAAACTCAAAGCTACAATGGATTGCACAAAACGAACACAAAATAAATAGTCGCATTGCGAAAAAACTACTTGATTTAAAAAACGATAGTTGGTTAGAAGAAAACCAAGCTAAACTAACCAAAGAACAATTTATCACAGCAATAACGCTCAAATCAATTTCCTTTTTTGAAGATATAAGTTGTGAGCTTATATTTGATGATGGAGATTTATTTTGGCAACATGAAATTATAGCAAATTTAAGTAGTAAAAATAAATTAACAGATGCATCCATACGTGGTTAGCGTATGAGATGGTCAGGATTAACTTAAAACTTTAGTTAATTATTTTCAACTTCACTAAAAAAAAACAAACGCAAAAGAATATTATCAATGGGTAAATTTATCACTGGCAAAGAATTAGAAGAAGCCATTTACAATACTATATGGGAAACCGAAAGTGAATTACTTATTGTTTCCCCATTTATAAAACTTGATGATTATTTTAAAGAACTTTTTGATAAACACGAAAACAATCCAAAAATACATTTGACTTTAGTTTTTGGAAAGAATGAAAAAGCAGTACGAAAAAGTATGAGTAAAGCTGATTTCGACTATTTCAAAAAGTTTTTAAATGTTAGTATAATCTACGTTCCGAACTTACACGCTAAATATTACGGAAACGAGCATCAAGGAGTAATTACCTCTATTAATCTTTATGATTATTCATTTAAGAATAATATTGAATTTGGAGTTTACTCACAACAAAGCCTCTTGGACAGATTTAAAACCTCTGCTGATAATGATGCTTGGGAAGAGTGTATGAATATCGCTGAAAGCGGAGAGGTGGTATTTATTAAAAGACCTGTTTTTGAGACTAAAAAAATAATTATAAGTTTAGGAAAAAACTATATAAAATCAGATGTCTTATTTGACTCAACTGAAAAGTTTTATGGTTTTTTCAAAAATCAAAAGTTCGAATATAAAAAATTAACAGATTTTCCTGAAGAACTAGAATTAGGTTCAAAAACATATGTAAGACCAGAAAGAGAAATACAACAAAGTGATGAATATGGTTTTTGCATTAGATCTGGTAAAAGAATAAAATTCAACCCAAAACAGCCGATGAATAAAGACTCATGGAAAATTTGGAACGAGTATGGCAATAAAGATTTTCCAGAAAAATATTGTCATAAAACAGGGAGAAAATCTAATGGAAATACATCAATGCGCAAACCAATATTGTAAAATAATAAGCATTTAAAAAACTATCAATTGAAAAAACATCTCCTTATCATATTCACTTTACTTGTAAGCCTTCAAAGCTTCTCTCAAAGAAAATATCAAAAGAGTGAATATTCGAAATACCTAGAACAACATCCTTTCGGCTCAATATCTGATAATTATGTATTAATTCTTTCTGGTTATTTTGATGATTGTGGAGAATTTGGTGGACACGAAGAAACTATCGAACTTACACGAATTGACAAAAAACTAACGGCCATCATCACCGTTTTTGATAATAATTGTAGTGGAAATACCGCAGCAAAATTAGATGCACAGTCCTACTTAGTTAAAGAAGCTACTGTACCTCTTTTTCAAGATTATTTAAATCAATTATTGACAAAGAGCTTTGCTTATTATATTCCTTATCATGCAGGAAACACCTATAAAGCAACTCTAGATTTCAAGAAAACCAACGATAACAAAGAGGACGATGATACATTTAAAAGAGTACACCTTGTATATCCCAGTGTAGGCTCAAAATGGCCTGCATTCGAGAAACTAAAGCACAACATCATCAATCAATAACTAAATGCCTCAAAACACCACACCTCAACCACCCATAAACAAGCACGAAGGCTGGATACGGGTACTTGCCATTATCCTTCCTTACCTATTTATTGTTGGTATATTTCAGCTTATAGGCTACTATGTTATTGGCATAGATTATAATGAGCTTCCTACACAGAAGTCTCCTTTCCAGTTATTTGTAGGCACCATATTCTCCTTAATAGGAACACTTACTGTGATATGGATTTTTATAAAATTTGTGGATAGAAAACCATTTATTGAGTTAGGTTTTGCGCTAAAAAATAGGAAGAAAGACATTATCGCTGGTCTACTCATAGGTGCGGTAATCATGGCGCTGGGTTGTCTTATCATGTTATCACTAAGCGAAATTCAATTTAAGGGCTTCCATTGGGATGCTACACAGCTACTGTATGCCATCCTCACGTTTGTAAATATTGCGATATTGGAAGAGGCACTGCTGCGCGGTTACGTACTACGCAACCTGATGATTTCTTTTAATAAGTACATCGCTCTTATTGTATCGGCGCTGCTGTTTTCACTGCTTCACGCAGCAAATCCCAATGTAGATATGTTTGCGCTAGCCAACTTATTCCTTGCCGGCATTTTGCTAGGAATCTCTTATGTGTACACAAAGAATTTATGGTTCCCTATTGCGCTGCATTTGAGCTGGAACCTTTTTCAGACCTTGTTTGGTTTCAACGTGAGCGGCATTGATTCGTATCATCTTATTGAAATTAGCATCACAGAAAATAACCTACTTAATGGCGGCCTTTTCGGTTTTGAGGGCTCCATATTTTCTATCATTTTTCAGGTGATTACTATTATACTCATCGTGTGGTACTACCAAAAAAATAAGGACTCTTCAGTGCTAGAATAATAAACTGTTTTCTACTATTACATATCGATTTCATAAGAGCTTATGGGGAATGAGTACGCTTTCGCGAAAGCGTGATTACCCACATCAAACCTCTTTCACCGTCATACAAATTAGAAATTAAGCGGCTCGGTGCGCTCTAAAAATGCCACCTTACCAACTAAAATAAGTACCTTATCCAACAAAAGAATAAGCAAACAGTACCTCAAACGAGTGAACACCTCATCACATACAAACCAAAGTTGGGCCGCCTGTACCGCATGTAATGGGCAGGGAAGTAAAAGTCAGCGACTTCGTAAGAAAGTGCGCTTAGCTTACCAGCGAGCGGTTGCGGCTTATGAGGAATCAGATAAAAAGGGTACCGCTCCTACTCGACCAAAAAGGCACCAAAGCAAATGCACTGAATGCAACGGCTCTGGTATCATCCCAGCACCATCTCCACCTACGCCAGATACAGATCACTATCCTCATGTGGCAATTATAGGTGCTGGTATAGGTGGTGTGGCGCTAGCGGTGGCTTGCTTGCATCGTGGGATTCCGTTTACACTATATGAACGTGATAAAAGTTTTGACGCACGTTCACAAGGCTACGGTCTCACCTTGCAACAAGCGAGCAAGGCAATCGAAGGTTTTGGATTCACTCAGTTAGATGAGGGAATTGTGTCTACTAGGCATCTCGTTCATACTCCAGAAGGAACCGTCGTAGGGGAATGGGGCATGAGAAAATGGATGGAAGAAGATGATGATGCAAGCCCGAAGCGCACAAATATTCACATAGCCAGGCAGTCATTGCGACTTGCGTTGTTAGAACAACTGGGCGACTCACCACATATACAATGGGGACATCAATATATGGGGCATACCAGCGCTCAAGATGGAACTGTAGCTGTAGCATTTCAAGTAGATGGACATATTAAAACTACAAAAGCCCATCTCATTGTAGGCGCAGACGGCATACGCAGCGCAGTTCGTAACACAATCATAGAGGAGAAAACGTCGCCATTACAATACCTGGATTGCATGGTGATTTTAGGTATTTGTTCACTAGATGAACTAAATGATGTGAAAAGTACGCTACTAGATCAAGCAACGGTT includes:
- a CDS encoding DUF2262 domain-containing protein codes for the protein MRLFSRFKNKGNFKLSIEDFTTEKDEYEVESVSFSGDFFDKFPQVDKEESRLRKAVLITKTAIVAIFGKDVEIRFDPTEITISEEKFVNQINSKLQWIAQNEHKINSRIAKKLLDLKNDSWLEENQAKLTKEQFITAITLKSISFFEDISCELIFDDGDLFWQHEIIANLSSKNKLTDASIRG
- a CDS encoding CPBP family intramembrane glutamic endopeptidase; this translates as MPQNTTPQPPINKHEGWIRVLAIILPYLFIVGIFQLIGYYVIGIDYNELPTQKSPFQLFVGTIFSLIGTLTVIWIFIKFVDRKPFIELGFALKNRKKDIIAGLLIGAVIMALGCLIMLSLSEIQFKGFHWDATQLLYAILTFVNIAILEEALLRGYVLRNLMISFNKYIALIVSALLFSLLHAANPNVDMFALANLFLAGILLGISYVYTKNLWFPIALHLSWNLFQTLFGFNVSGIDSYHLIEISITENNLLNGGLFGFEGSIFSIIFQVITIILIVWYYQKNKDSSVLE
- a CDS encoding phospholipase D family protein, whose amino-acid sequence is MGKFITGKELEEAIYNTIWETESELLIVSPFIKLDDYFKELFDKHENNPKIHLTLVFGKNEKAVRKSMSKADFDYFKKFLNVSIIYVPNLHAKYYGNEHQGVITSINLYDYSFKNNIEFGVYSQQSLLDRFKTSADNDAWEECMNIAESGEVVFIKRPVFETKKIIISLGKNYIKSDVLFDSTEKFYGFFKNQKFEYKKLTDFPEELELGSKTYVRPEREIQQSDEYGFCIRSGKRIKFNPKQPMNKDSWKIWNEYGNKDFPEKYCHKTGRKSNGNTSMRKPIL
- a CDS encoding FAD-dependent oxidoreductase, giving the protein MNTSSHTNQSWAACTACNGQGSKSQRLRKKVRLAYQRAVAAYEESDKKGTAPTRPKRHQSKCTECNGSGIIPAPSPPTPDTDHYPHVAIIGAGIGGVALAVACLHRGIPFTLYERDKSFDARSQGYGLTLQQASKAIEGFGFTQLDEGIVSTRHLVHTPEGTVVGEWGMRKWMEEDDDASPKRTNIHIARQSLRLALLEQLGDSPHIQWGHQYMGHTSAQDGTVAVAFQVDGHIKTTKAHLIVGADGIRSAVRNTIIEEKTSPLQYLDCMVILGICSLDELNDVKSTLLDQATVFQTANGHERIYMMPYDKDAIMWQLSFPISEQEAMALNTAGPAALKKEAIKRTQWHDPIPQIMAMTPEALISGYPAYDRVLLEPETLQNAGAITLLGDAAHPMSPFKGQGANQALLDALALARAISAGCKQGSNWQERGLRESVLNTFEKSMLERTASKVTDSSKAAAFLHSPVVLEKNNAPRGKSFRNKD